In the Hordeum vulgare subsp. vulgare chromosome 7H, MorexV3_pseudomolecules_assembly, whole genome shotgun sequence genome, one interval contains:
- the LOC123410433 gene encoding GDSL esterase/lipase At5g45910-like has protein sequence MKLPSFYLRSSMLVASLVIQLLITAVVSGGGGTTSSSTVAALKRYNAMFTFGDSMEETGNICAASSNKTELDVLTCTHPPYGETYFGRPSCRWCDGRVVIDFIAQALGLPFVPPSKAKGKDFRRGASMAITGGTAMNFSFYRSLGIEDPVWNHGSLDTQIQWFKELMPSICGTEQSCKAYLRKSLFMFGGYGGNDYNVQLLELDLTPLQAMNYTPKIVTAIANGVEKLIALGAVHVVVPGIFPTGCLPIFLSLFGVAAGETDFDGTGCLKSYNRLTEYHNSLLRKQVAALQQKHRNSTRIMYADYYGLVYQMVQEPEKFGFSKPFEACCGAGGGKYNFDVTARCGMEGATTACHDPSTRLSWDGIHPTEEASKVIAGALLRGPYCTPPILG, from the exons ATGAAGCTCCCGAGCTTCTATTTACGCTCATCGATGCTCGTGGCTTCCTTAGTCATCCAACTGCTGATCACGGCGGTGGTCAGTGGCGGCGGCGGTACTACGTCGTCATCGACGGTGGCGGCGTTGAAGAGATACAATGCCATGTTCACCTTCGGTGATTCGATGGAAGAGACCGGCAACATATGCGCCGCCAGCAGCAACAAGACGGAGCTCGATGTGCTCACCTGCACCCACCCGCCGTACGGCGAGACCTACTTCGGAAGGCCATCTTGCCGGTGGTGCGACGGCCGCGTGGTTATTGATTTCATCG CACAAGCACTTGGGCTCCCATTTGTCCCGCCATCGAAagcaaaaggcaaagattttCGGCGGGGCGCAAGCATGGCCATCACCGGCGGCACGGCCATGAACTTCTCCTTCTACAGATCTCTCGGCATCGAAGATCCAGTGTGGAACCATGGCTCACTGGACACGCAGATCCAGTGGTTCAAGGAGTTGATGCCCTCCATCTGCGGTACAGAACAAA GTTGCAAAGCGTACCTACGAAAATCGTTGTTCATGTTCGGTGGATACGGCGGAAACGACTACAACGTGCAGCTGCTTGAACTTGACTTGACACCATTGCAGGCGATGAACTACACCCCAAAGATCGTCACTGCCATCGCTAATGGTGTCGAG AAGCTGATTGCTCTTGGCGCCGTCCACGTGGTCGTCCCGGGCATCTTCCCGACGGGCTGCCTCCCGATCTTCCTGTCGCTCTTCGGCGTCGCCGCCGGCGAGACCGACTTCGACGGCACCGGCTGCCTCAAGTCCTACAACCGCCTGACCGAGTACCACAACTCGTTGCTCCGGAAGCAGGTGGCGGCCCTCCAACAGAAGCACCGCAACTCGACGAGGATCATGTACGCGGACTACTACGGCCTCGTGTACCAGATGGTCCAAGAGCCCGAGAAATTCG GGTTTAGCAAGCCGTTCGAGGCGTGCTGCGGGGCGGGAGGGGGGAAGTACAACTTCGACGTCACCGCGAGATGCGGCATGGAGGGGGCGACCACCGCGTGCCACGACCCGTCGACGCGGCTGAGCTGGGacggcatccacccgacggaggaGGCGAGCAAGGTGATCGCCGGCGCATTGCTCAGGGGACCCTATTGCACCCCTCCGATCCTAGGCTGA